A single Lactuca sativa cultivar Salinas chromosome 8, Lsat_Salinas_v11, whole genome shotgun sequence DNA region contains:
- the LOC111900142 gene encoding uncharacterized protein At2g29880-like encodes MNKRAADGSVVKKENLTWTDNMDNALVEALVKEDDIGNWVNGTFTSQAYANMIAGLSKEFNKSITKDQLKNRMKTLKGNFSKWYDMYRGTSLSGFSWNSQTKHIEAEDEVWEQLIKANPKAAAFRTKKISNYNQLEMLFSDDRASGSKAETAKEKTPANKEVSLENVHKDDDEDIEIVSVTDVSPDGSSKAKKLKSKKRKLESKLQDEDEVVAETEPEPQPQPESFEHNIVQTFKEIVDVMREGNKSRDYTGEEIEKELELMGMDDDEFADAFIYLSRNQADARTIFSFSMRMRKIFLRKMMSEAKN; translated from the exons ATGAACAAAAGGGCAGCGGATGGAAGTGTTGTGAAAAAAGAAAATTTGACATGGACAGATAATATGGATAATGCTCTAGTTGAAGCTCTTGTAAAGGAAGATGATATAGGTAATTGGGTGAATGGTACATTCACTTCTCAAGCATATGCGAACATGATTGCAGGGTTGAGTAAAGAGTTTAACAAGTCTATTACAAAAGATCAACTTAAAAACAGAATGAAAACTTTAAAAGGTAATTTTAGTAAATGGTATGATATGTATCGGGGTACTTCGTTGAGTGGGTTCTCATGGAATTCTCAAACAAAACACATTGAAGCAGAGGATGAAGTATGGGAGCAATTAATTAAA GCGAACCCTAAAGCAGCTGCATTCAGGACCAAAAAGATTTCAAATTACAATCAGTTGGAGATGTTATTTTCAGATGATAGAGCATCGGGATCAAAAGCGGAAACAGCAAAAGAAAAAACGCCCG CAAATAAGGAGGTAAGTTTGGAAAACGTACACAAAGATGATGATGAGGACATTGAAATAGTGTCAGTAACAGATGTTTCACCTGATGGGAGTTCAAAAGCAAAGAAGCTGAAGAGTAAAAAAAGAAAACTAGAAAGCAAACTTCAAGATGAAGACGAAGTAGTAGCTGAAACTGAACCTGAACCTCAACCTCAACCAGAATCTTTTGAACACAATATTGTGCAAACATTTAAAGAAATCGTTGATGTTATGAGGGAAGGGAACAAATCTCGTGACTATACAGGTGAGGAAATCGAGAAAGAGTTAGAGTTGATGGGTATGGATGACGATGAATTTGCGGATGCTTTCATATATTTATCGCGTAATCAAGCCGATGCTAGGACAATTTTTAGTTTTTCAATGAGGATGAGGAAAATCTTTTTAAGAAAGATGATGAGTGAAGCTAAAAATTGA